A genomic region of Peptoniphilus sp. ING2-D1G contains the following coding sequences:
- a CDS encoding TRAP transporter solute receptor (This family contains the NMT1 and THI5 proteins. These proteins are proposed to be required for the biosynthesis of the pyrimidine moiety of thiamine [1]. They are regulated by thiamine; High confidence in function and specificity) translates to MSVLLLGSVGCGNSGNSASSGNSGGGEAKEPAAGPQDFVMGTGSSGGTYFALGGAMANAINDKLADDQITVTAQSSGASVENINLINAGEMDLGIAMNSVAADAFEGKGAFSAPAKNFTAIGVVYNEVYQIVANANTGAKNVENLRGLTIAVGPAGSGTVGLTELVLDAAGIDIDADIKRQSDSFGDASTKMQDGHIDAACNVLAVPASSIVEMLTTMDLNFIDISDEILEKIQADAPYYTRKVIPAGTYSDKQTEDNNTISCKAVLYCRPDIDEDTVYKITKAYYESKDVIAAAHTTGKEMDAQTALEGVTTPIHPGAARYFEEIGVEVPQN, encoded by the coding sequence ATGAGTGTTTTACTTTTAGGTAGTGTCGGATGCGGTAATTCCGGTAACTCTGCAAGTAGCGGTAATTCCGGAGGCGGCGAAGCGAAAGAGCCTGCTGCAGGTCCTCAAGACTTCGTAATGGGTACCGGATCAAGCGGTGGTACTTACTTTGCGCTTGGCGGTGCAATGGCTAACGCTATTAACGACAAACTTGCAGATGACCAAATTACAGTAACAGCTCAATCTTCCGGAGCATCTGTTGAAAATATCAACTTGATCAATGCCGGAGAAATGGACTTGGGTATTGCGATGAACAGCGTCGCAGCCGATGCTTTTGAAGGAAAAGGCGCCTTCAGTGCTCCCGCTAAAAACTTTACAGCTATAGGTGTTGTTTACAACGAAGTATATCAAATCGTCGCTAATGCAAACACCGGCGCAAAGAATGTTGAAAATTTAAGAGGCTTAACTATAGCAGTTGGACCGGCAGGCTCAGGAACTGTAGGTCTTACAGAATTAGTTTTAGATGCAGCAGGAATTGATATAGACGCAGACATCAAACGTCAAAGCGACAGTTTCGGAGATGCATCTACAAAAATGCAAGACGGTCACATCGATGCTGCTTGTAACGTATTGGCAGTACCTGCATCTTCCATAGTTGAAATGCTTACCACTATGGATCTTAACTTCATAGATATAAGTGATGAAATTCTTGAAAAAATCCAAGCAGATGCTCCTTACTACACAAGAAAAGTTATTCCGGCAGGAACTTACAGCGACAAGCAAACTGAAGACAACAACACAATCTCATGTAAGGCTGTACTATACTGCAGACCTGACATCGATGAAGATACTGTATACAAGATCACAAAGGCTTACTATGAAAGCAAAGACGTAATCGCAGCTGCACATACAACAGGTAAAGAAATGGACGCTCAAACAGCCCTTGAAGGTGTAACTACTCCTATTCACCCCGGAGCAGCAAGATACTTTGAAGAAATAGGCGTAGAAGTTCCGCAAAATTAA
- a CDS encoding putative transcriptional regulator, GntR family (the GntR-like bacterial transcription factors are a family of transcription factors; High confidence in function and specificity), with protein MYVEKKSLATIVYESLKNKILNNELLPGDKLIEIEIAKELGVSRTPVREALFKLSKDGLAENFPRKSFIVSKISLNDAKDLYDVRAALEPLAVKELAEEGITERTQVLSEIIEDMKKSYLEKNLITINREVINWGRAIIDLSGNQILKKTLIEVNERLYRFANFIFRDPQNIKSVYSAILNIYEAIKSKEPTKAFNISYEYISGIYPMVKNQNDYRTFKYE; from the coding sequence ATGTATGTTGAAAAAAAATCTTTAGCGACTATAGTATATGAAAGTTTAAAAAACAAGATATTGAATAATGAATTGCTCCCGGGCGACAAATTGATTGAAATAGAAATAGCCAAGGAGCTGGGTGTATCAAGAACTCCCGTAAGAGAAGCGCTTTTTAAACTATCAAAAGATGGTCTGGCGGAAAATTTTCCGAGAAAATCCTTCATAGTTTCAAAAATATCCTTAAATGACGCAAAGGATTTATATGATGTAAGAGCCGCCCTCGAACCATTAGCTGTTAAGGAACTGGCGGAAGAAGGCATAACAGAAAGAACTCAAGTGCTTTCAGAAATCATTGAAGATATGAAAAAATCCTACCTTGAAAAAAATTTAATTACAATCAACAGAGAGGTAATTAACTGGGGTAGAGCAATTATTGATCTTTCCGGTAATCAAATACTCAAAAAAACATTAATTGAAGTCAACGAAAGATTATATAGATTTGCAAATTTCATATTCAGAGATCCTCAAAATATCAAATCCGTATATAGTGCAATATTAAATATATACGAAGCCATCAAATCCAAAGAGCCGACAAAAGCCTTTAACATCAGCTATGAGTATATATCAGGAATATATCCCATGGTTAAAAATCAAAACGATTATCGAACATTCAAATATGAGTAA